The Caulobacter sp. FWC26 genome contains a region encoding:
- a CDS encoding DUF3553 domain-containing protein: protein MIDPFLEPGVLVRHPGQPDWGLGQVQSVIGHRVTVNFEEAGKQTIDATRVRLVFVGDDPRGQA, encoded by the coding sequence GTGATCGATCCGTTCCTAGAGCCCGGCGTGCTCGTGCGCCATCCTGGCCAGCCCGACTGGGGCCTAGGGCAGGTGCAGTCCGTGATCGGACATCGCGTCACGGTGAATTTCGAAGAGGCCGGCAAGCAGACCATCGACGCCACGCGGGTGCGTCTGGTCTTTGTCGGCGACGACCCTCGGGGGCAGGCATGA